A genome region from Brienomyrus brachyistius isolate T26 chromosome 23, BBRACH_0.4, whole genome shotgun sequence includes the following:
- the tekt2 gene encoding tektin-2 isoform X1 gives MAALNGKPGQRCSVAEWESSNRLMSNTAAQSRLASQRIRQEGRALRDETANKTQWDKSDSSRRLSERIQEVSNWKDRLESCAQDVAQEIKVLTKIKEETERALSATAVPLEVSTECLTIRERRRGRELLIDPVEAELRKEVEAIGRAQRSLQQRTSKAFQQLCLLQEARQQVISDLNSKTEALDVDRTCLSLTVTSADISLKPDPLRVPPGSTTPQQWEQFSRYNVSRAEEEMLASLNLREDIILTIAQVQNELQAQYIATNFALRKQAHHLQQAYDELLWQQKTTKEEITELERDICGLEEDLRAKDAPLKLVHTRLENRTMRPGADLCQDQVQYGLLDEAKQLDGSATSLKQKLSEAQHSLQILKQHEACMEEDLSCKLDALSLEQQSLETRKHLANVSRDQLDPGTVTSLTKSTRDGKLQP, from the exons ATGGCCGCTCTGAACGGAAAGCCGGGGCAGCGATGCAGCGTGGCGGAATGGGAGAGCAGCAACAGGCTGATGTCTAACACGGCTGCCCAGAGCCGACTGGCATCTCAGCGGATCCGGCAGGAAGGAAGAGCCCTGCGGGATGAGACTGCTAATAAG ACTCAATGGGACAAGAGTGACAGCAGTCGCAGACTGAGTGAGAGGATCCAGGAGGTGTccaactggaaggacagattGGAGTCATGTGCTCAGGATGTAGCGCAGGAGATCAAGGTGCTTACAAAG attaaggaggaaacagaacGGGCCCTGTCTGCCACAGCGGTTCCCCTGGAGGTGAGCACAGAGTGTCTGACCATCAGGGAACGACGACGGGGCAGGGAGCTCCTCATCGATCCCGTGGAGGCCGAGCTGAGGAAGGAGGTGGAGGCGATTGGCAGGGCGCAGCGGAGCCTGCAGCAGAGGACCAGCAAGGCCTTCCAGCAGCTGTG CTTGTTACAGGAGGCTCGACAGCAGGTTATATCTGACCTGAACAGCAAGACGGAGGCCCTGGATGTTGACAGAACGTGCCTGTCGCTCACAGTCACATCAGCCGACATCTCGCTGAAGCCCGACCCTCTGCGTGTGCCTCCTGG GTCCACGACTCCCCAGCAGTGGGAGCAGTTTAGCCGGTACAATGTGAGCCGGGCAGAGGAGGAGATGCTGGCCTCTCTGAACCTGAGGGAGGATATAATTCTGACCATTGCCCAG GTTCAGAATGAACTCCAGGCCCAGTACATCGCCACCAATTTTGCTCTGCGCAAACAGGCTCACCATCTGCAGCAGGCGTACGACGAGTTGCTCTGGCAACAAAAGACT ACCAAGGAAGAGATTACCGAGCTAGAGCGTGACATCTGTGGGCTGGAAGAAGATCTTCGGGCGAAAGACGCTCCTCTAAAGTTGGTCCATACTCGCTTGGAGAACAGAACCATGAGGCCAGGGGCTGACCTCTGCCAGGACCag GTGCAGTACGGGCTGCTGGATGAGGCTAAACAACTCGATGGCTCTGCCACATCCCTGAAGCAAAAACTTTCCGAAGCCCA GCACTCCCTGCAGATTCTGAAGCAGCATGAAGCCTGCATGGAGGAGGACCTTTCTTGTAAGTTGGACGccctctcactggagcagcagagcTTGGAAACTAGAAAACACCTGGCAAACGTGAGCAGAGACCAGCTGGACCCTGGCACCGTCACCTCGCTCACCAAATCCACCAGGGATGGAAAGCTACAGCCCTGA
- the LOC125718759 gene encoding upstream stimulatory factor 2-like isoform X2 gives MDMLDQTLDTVPSHENQESEEVVQLQEESLGGEEQDSVTIETVQQGAVTIETVQQAAAFSDHNVQYQFRTENSGGQVTYRVVQVTNEQLEAGGEGGGTISVVSAAAFPGNPQAAAQAVAQNTFSNGGSPAAESGGETRFTYFPAAAVSDGTALSIQTDQAATQAGSQFYVMMTPSDVLQSNTPRTIAPRTHPYSTKLEGPRAPRDERRRAQHNEVERRRRDKINNWIVTLSKIIPDCNVDNSKTGASKGGILSKACDYIRELRQDHQQLQEGCKEVERLQVENEVLRQQIEELKNENALLRAQLQQHRIDGVGDMAAH, from the exons ATGGATATGCTCGATCAGACTTTGGACACAGTACCGAG TCACGAGAACCAAGAAAGCGAGGAGGTTGTACAACTACAGGAAG AAAGTCTAGGTGGGGAGGAGCAAGATTCCGTTACCATAGAGACTGTGCAGCAGGGAGCTGTTACCATAGAAACGGTCCAGCAGGCTGCCGCGTTTTCGGATCATAATGTCCAGTATCAGTTCCGCACAGAGAACAGCGGCGGACAG GTGACGTATCGAGTTGTCCAGGTAACAAACGAGCAGTTAGAAGCCGGAGGGGAGGGAGGTGGGACAATCAGTGTGGTCTCCGCGGCTGCTTTTCCTGGAAACCCTCAGGCAGCCGCCCAG GCCGTGGCCCAGAACACCTTCAGTAACGGCGGCAGTCCCGCTGCGGAGTCAGGGGGCGAGACTCGCTTTACCTACTTCCCTGCAGCAGCCGTGAGTGACGGGACAGCTCTCTCTATACAGACGGACCAGGCGGCCACACAGGCAGGAA GTCAGTTCTATGTCATGATGACTCCGTCCGACGTCTTGCAGTCTAACACGCCGCGTACCATCGCACCGCGCACGCATCCCTACTCCAC AAAGTTGGAGGGGCCCCGAGCTCCCAGAGATGAAAGGAGGAGAGCACAGCACAATGAAG TGGAGAGGCGGAGACGGGATAAGATCAACAACTGGATAGTTACGCTGTCCAAGATCATCCCTGACTGCAACGTGGACAACAGCAAGACTGGAGCG AGTAAGGGTGGCATTCTCTCGAAAGCCTGTGATTACATCCGGGAGCTGCGGCAGGACCATCAGCAGCTACAGGAGGGCTGTAAGGAGGTGGAACGGCTACAGGTGGAGAATGAGGTGCTCCGGCAACAG ATCGAGGAGCTGAAGAACGAAAACGCCCTCCTGCGAGCTCAGCTACAACAGCACAGGATCGACGGCGTCGGCGACATGGCCGCCCACTGA
- the lim2.4 gene encoding lens intrinsic membrane protein 2.4 yields the protein MYSFMGGGLFCAIVANILLVVSTATDYWMQYRLSGSFAHQGLWRYCMSGKCYMQADSIAYWNATRAFMILSAMSCFAGIIAGILSFAHFSAFERFNRSFAAGIMFFISALFVLLAMAIYTGVTVNFLGRRFGDWRFSWSYILGWVALLMTFFAGIFYMCAYRMHECRRVTGSR from the exons ATGTACAGCTTCATGGGAGGGGGCCTCTTCTGTGCCATTGTGGCGAACATCTTGCTGGTGGTGTCCACCGCCACCGACTACTGGATGCAGTACCGACTTTCGGGGAGCTTCGCCCACCAGGGCCTGTGGAGATACTGCATGTCCGGCAAGTGCTACATGCAAGCAGACAGCATTG CTTACTGGAACGCCACACGAGCCTTCATGATTCTCTCTGCCATGTCCTGCTTCGCTGGCATCATCGCGGGCATCCTCTCCTTCGCCCACTTCTCAGCCTTCGAAAGGTTCAACCGCTCCTTCGCTGCTGGCATCATGTTTTTCATCTCCG CTCTCTTTGTCCTTCTGGCTATGGCCATCTACACTGGAGTCACCGTCAACTTCCTGGGCAGGCGCTTCGGCGACTGGCGGTTTTCATGGTCCTACATCCTTGGCTGGGTGGCCCTACTTATGACGTTCTTTGCAG GAATATTCTATATGTGCGCATACAGGATGCACGAGTGCAGAAGGGTGACTGGATCTCGCTAA
- the si:dkey-211g8.9 gene encoding free fatty acid receptor 3 gives MTSGVAARDSVFLTVYSVTFLLGLPANLLVLAVFVRKVQKRGATPNVVYALNLCTANLVLVVWLPVKAAEILLETWALPEPLCPAYSFFLFASLYGSCLMLTAMSVGRYLSIAFPISYKMYRRAQLSCCISAGLWALVLLHLSLALVAEENVYFVSTRPHDNSSACYENFTPEQLKVLLPLRLEMAILLFLLPLVITATCTLRCLMLVQRSSLSLGRKKRVLAVALSTFVVFVVCYSPYNLSHVVGFVQGRNVSWRQEAMLSSSCNVFLQPVVMLLLSPGPPRCLRARLCGRQAPGLGLFCQTLISQQRLSSSSDKQT, from the coding sequence ATGACCTCCGGGGTGGCTGCGcgtgactctgtctttctgaCTGTCTACTCCGTCACCTTCCTGCTGGGCCTGCCAGCCAACCTGCTGGTGCTGGCCGTCTTCGTGCGGAAGGTGCAGAAGCGCGGTGCCACGCCCAACGTGGTGTACGCGCTCAACTTGTGCACTGCCAACCTGGTACTGGTGGTGTGGCTGCCGGTGAAGGCTGCCGAGATCCTTCTGGAGACCTGGGCCCTGCCGGAGCCGCTCTGCCCTGCATACAGCTTCTTCCTGTTCGCCTCGCTCTATGGCAGCTGCCTTATGCTGACCGCTATGTCGGTGGGCCGCTACCTCAGCATCGCCTTCCCCATCAGCTACAAGATGTACCGCCGTGCCCAGCTCTCCTGCTGCATCAGTGCCGGGCTCTGGGCCCTGGTCCTCCTGCATCTAAGTTTAGCCCTGGTCGCCGAGGAAAATGTCTACTTTGTCTCCACGCGCCCCCATGACAACAGCTCGGCCTGCTATGAAAACTTCACCCCGGAGCAGCTGAAGGTGCTCCTGCCCCTACGTCTGGAGATGGCCATCCTGCTTTTCCTGCTGCCCCTGGTCATCACTGCCACCTGCACCCTGCGCTGCCTGATGCTGGTCCAGCGGTCCAGCCTGTCTCTGGGCCGGAAGAAGCGCGTCCTCGCCGTGGCCCTGTCCACCTTCGTGGTGTTTGTGGTCTGCTACAGCCCCTACAACCTGTCCCACGTGGTAGGATTTGTGCAGGGCCGTAACGTGAGCTGGAGACAGGAGGCCATGCTCTCCAGCTCCTGCAATGTCTTCCTTCAGCCTGTCGTCATGCTCCTGCTGTCTCCAGGGCCCCCCAGGTGCCTGAGAGCCAGGTTGTGTGGCCGCCAGGCCCCAGGGCTTGGCTTGTTTTGCCAGACACTAATCTCACAGCAGAGACTGagcagcagcagtgacaaaCAAACCTGA
- the LOC125718759 gene encoding upstream stimulatory factor 2-like isoform X1 has protein sequence MDMLDQTLDTVPSHENQESEEVVQLQEEESLGGEEQDSVTIETVQQGAVTIETVQQAAAFSDHNVQYQFRTENSGGQVTYRVVQVTNEQLEAGGEGGGTISVVSAAAFPGNPQAAAQAVAQNTFSNGGSPAAESGGETRFTYFPAAAVSDGTALSIQTDQAATQAGSQFYVMMTPSDVLQSNTPRTIAPRTHPYSTKLEGPRAPRDERRRAQHNEVERRRRDKINNWIVTLSKIIPDCNVDNSKTGASKGGILSKACDYIRELRQDHQQLQEGCKEVERLQVENEVLRQQIEELKNENALLRAQLQQHRIDGVGDMAAH, from the exons ATGGATATGCTCGATCAGACTTTGGACACAGTACCGAG TCACGAGAACCAAGAAAGCGAGGAGGTTGTACAACTACAGGAAG AAGAAAGTCTAGGTGGGGAGGAGCAAGATTCCGTTACCATAGAGACTGTGCAGCAGGGAGCTGTTACCATAGAAACGGTCCAGCAGGCTGCCGCGTTTTCGGATCATAATGTCCAGTATCAGTTCCGCACAGAGAACAGCGGCGGACAG GTGACGTATCGAGTTGTCCAGGTAACAAACGAGCAGTTAGAAGCCGGAGGGGAGGGAGGTGGGACAATCAGTGTGGTCTCCGCGGCTGCTTTTCCTGGAAACCCTCAGGCAGCCGCCCAG GCCGTGGCCCAGAACACCTTCAGTAACGGCGGCAGTCCCGCTGCGGAGTCAGGGGGCGAGACTCGCTTTACCTACTTCCCTGCAGCAGCCGTGAGTGACGGGACAGCTCTCTCTATACAGACGGACCAGGCGGCCACACAGGCAGGAA GTCAGTTCTATGTCATGATGACTCCGTCCGACGTCTTGCAGTCTAACACGCCGCGTACCATCGCACCGCGCACGCATCCCTACTCCAC AAAGTTGGAGGGGCCCCGAGCTCCCAGAGATGAAAGGAGGAGAGCACAGCACAATGAAG TGGAGAGGCGGAGACGGGATAAGATCAACAACTGGATAGTTACGCTGTCCAAGATCATCCCTGACTGCAACGTGGACAACAGCAAGACTGGAGCG AGTAAGGGTGGCATTCTCTCGAAAGCCTGTGATTACATCCGGGAGCTGCGGCAGGACCATCAGCAGCTACAGGAGGGCTGTAAGGAGGTGGAACGGCTACAGGTGGAGAATGAGGTGCTCCGGCAACAG ATCGAGGAGCTGAAGAACGAAAACGCCCTCCTGCGAGCTCAGCTACAACAGCACAGGATCGACGGCGTCGGCGACATGGCCGCCCACTGA
- the tekt2 gene encoding tektin-2 isoform X2, protein MAALNGKPGQRCSVAEWESSNRLMSNTAAQSRLASQRIRQEGRALRDETANKTQWDKSDSSRRLSERIQEVSNWKDRLESCAQDVAQEIKIKEETERALSATAVPLEVSTECLTIRERRRGRELLIDPVEAELRKEVEAIGRAQRSLQQRTSKAFQQLCLLQEARQQVISDLNSKTEALDVDRTCLSLTVTSADISLKPDPLRVPPGSTTPQQWEQFSRYNVSRAEEEMLASLNLREDIILTIAQVQNELQAQYIATNFALRKQAHHLQQAYDELLWQQKTTKEEITELERDICGLEEDLRAKDAPLKLVHTRLENRTMRPGADLCQDQVQYGLLDEAKQLDGSATSLKQKLSEAQHSLQILKQHEACMEEDLSCKLDALSLEQQSLETRKHLANVSRDQLDPGTVTSLTKSTRDGKLQP, encoded by the exons ATGGCCGCTCTGAACGGAAAGCCGGGGCAGCGATGCAGCGTGGCGGAATGGGAGAGCAGCAACAGGCTGATGTCTAACACGGCTGCCCAGAGCCGACTGGCATCTCAGCGGATCCGGCAGGAAGGAAGAGCCCTGCGGGATGAGACTGCTAATAAG ACTCAATGGGACAAGAGTGACAGCAGTCGCAGACTGAGTGAGAGGATCCAGGAGGTGTccaactggaaggacagattGGAGTCATGTGCTCAGGATGTAGCGCAGGAGATCAAG attaaggaggaaacagaacGGGCCCTGTCTGCCACAGCGGTTCCCCTGGAGGTGAGCACAGAGTGTCTGACCATCAGGGAACGACGACGGGGCAGGGAGCTCCTCATCGATCCCGTGGAGGCCGAGCTGAGGAAGGAGGTGGAGGCGATTGGCAGGGCGCAGCGGAGCCTGCAGCAGAGGACCAGCAAGGCCTTCCAGCAGCTGTG CTTGTTACAGGAGGCTCGACAGCAGGTTATATCTGACCTGAACAGCAAGACGGAGGCCCTGGATGTTGACAGAACGTGCCTGTCGCTCACAGTCACATCAGCCGACATCTCGCTGAAGCCCGACCCTCTGCGTGTGCCTCCTGG GTCCACGACTCCCCAGCAGTGGGAGCAGTTTAGCCGGTACAATGTGAGCCGGGCAGAGGAGGAGATGCTGGCCTCTCTGAACCTGAGGGAGGATATAATTCTGACCATTGCCCAG GTTCAGAATGAACTCCAGGCCCAGTACATCGCCACCAATTTTGCTCTGCGCAAACAGGCTCACCATCTGCAGCAGGCGTACGACGAGTTGCTCTGGCAACAAAAGACT ACCAAGGAAGAGATTACCGAGCTAGAGCGTGACATCTGTGGGCTGGAAGAAGATCTTCGGGCGAAAGACGCTCCTCTAAAGTTGGTCCATACTCGCTTGGAGAACAGAACCATGAGGCCAGGGGCTGACCTCTGCCAGGACCag GTGCAGTACGGGCTGCTGGATGAGGCTAAACAACTCGATGGCTCTGCCACATCCCTGAAGCAAAAACTTTCCGAAGCCCA GCACTCCCTGCAGATTCTGAAGCAGCATGAAGCCTGCATGGAGGAGGACCTTTCTTGTAAGTTGGACGccctctcactggagcagcagagcTTGGAAACTAGAAAACACCTGGCAAACGTGAGCAGAGACCAGCTGGACCCTGGCACCGTCACCTCGCTCACCAAATCCACCAGGGATGGAAAGCTACAGCCCTGA